Proteins encoded together in one Planctopirus ephydatiae window:
- a CDS encoding YebC/PmpR family DNA-binding transcriptional regulator: MAGHSHWANIAHKKGRYDQKRGKLFGKLSKAIIVAAQRGGDPAANLALRYAIDRAKKSSMPADTIERAIKKGTGELQADNYEQVLYEGYGPGGVAVLCDILTENRNRTAGEVRRIFDIHGGNLGSTGCVAWMFDRRGLYAVKAGVTDEDTLMEIALDAGALDVTTDAGGFSVICPPETFTPVGEALEKAGILTESAEITMLPQNTVELDLEMGRAVLALIDALEDNDDIQNVMSNFSVSEEVLAELSK, encoded by the coding sequence ATGGCTGGCCATTCCCATTGGGCGAATATCGCTCACAAGAAGGGACGATACGATCAAAAGCGAGGGAAGCTCTTTGGCAAGCTTTCCAAGGCCATTATTGTGGCTGCACAGCGGGGGGGAGATCCTGCTGCGAATCTTGCACTGCGCTACGCAATTGATCGCGCCAAGAAGTCGAGCATGCCTGCCGATACGATTGAGCGCGCGATCAAAAAAGGGACAGGCGAGCTTCAGGCCGACAATTACGAGCAGGTGCTCTATGAAGGTTATGGCCCCGGTGGTGTGGCTGTCCTCTGTGATATTCTGACAGAGAACCGGAATCGCACAGCAGGTGAAGTCCGCCGGATTTTTGATATCCATGGTGGGAATCTTGGCAGCACAGGTTGTGTGGCCTGGATGTTTGATCGCCGAGGGCTCTATGCGGTGAAGGCAGGCGTAACCGATGAAGACACGCTCATGGAGATTGCGCTCGATGCTGGAGCGTTGGATGTCACCACCGATGCTGGTGGTTTTTCAGTGATTTGTCCCCCAGAGACATTTACTCCTGTGGGAGAAGCTCTGGAGAAGGCCGGTATTCTGACGGAATCTGCAGAAATCACCATGTTACCGCAGAACACGGTCGAGCTGGATTTGGAGATGGGGCGAGCCGTCCTGGCTTTGATAGATGCTCTCGAAGACAACGATGACATTCAGAATGTGATGTCGAATTTCAGCGTGTCGGAAGAAGTGTTGGCAGAGCTTTCGAAGTGA
- a CDS encoding tetratricopeptide repeat protein has protein sequence MEHVSKWSLGLTAFRLRRDGGFRLFKFGLMIPCFVAISVVSGNGLADSFLKPAAAQEVVTPPPVSEVATKKTAASEETQPAGSPKVPAGPVIQLQTLDEPAVPLDPKTPRTAAEEKQAEALAWFMSGSLFESRLEWKRAYTAYQRAAELNPGSAETYRKLMQIALIQEQPAQAMSWAMKVVDLDPADFEVLHTLAAGMAAQQKGAEAIKFLEQAANSPTLDPLSNWAIRLQRDLAILYLATGDIPKAADKYELLLKVFKKPDEFKLDPRFRNELMNDPRTGAERVAQVLLDAERVAPAREALELAVKTGKASRGNVNFYQAKLLLLEGKPAEALVELQKYIDAQRQSKGREAYELLSQILSRSGLEGELIDRLTAIAEKDQRNSTLQFFLAEKLTDRGDYEKAEKIYEASLKGSRDLKGYLGLSRLYRKQKVADKLLDTLGRGLSQAPPDGVDEIEAEFESVAKDRELVGLVIDAGRRQATAEPRELTFEEAYLVAKLASQGEQIDAAIEFFRKAKEIAPDRGGIVLSDLAEMLLKADRYADAAQVLEEALEEPAMADRKPNLLFQLSQAREMNGNTEGALEAIDQAIRLIPQAAVLQFQKGWIYYHSRNFEKAIAQFETVLRDFPGETRIVRQCQFSLSNIYVMQGDIPRGEAILEKVLEEDPEDISVNNDLGYLYADQGKNLEKAEKMIRKAVAAEPENAAYLDSLGWVLFKLGKYEEALSPLEKAAEMRTGGDGTIYEHLGDVYDKLGRAADAQKAWAKAMEKSRAERLPDEKLLKRLEEKLGTAAKPKEEAKPAGGKPQGVEPTS, from the coding sequence ATGGAACACGTCAGTAAATGGAGTCTGGGACTGACCGCATTTCGTCTGCGACGGGATGGAGGTTTCCGACTCTTCAAGTTCGGCCTGATGATTCCCTGTTTTGTAGCCATATCTGTGGTGTCTGGGAACGGACTGGCCGATTCCTTCTTGAAGCCTGCGGCAGCTCAAGAGGTTGTCACACCGCCTCCGGTCTCTGAAGTGGCAACAAAGAAAACAGCAGCTTCTGAGGAAACTCAGCCTGCTGGATCTCCCAAGGTACCCGCAGGGCCTGTCATTCAATTGCAAACGTTGGATGAACCGGCTGTTCCACTCGATCCTAAAACTCCGCGCACTGCTGCCGAAGAAAAACAGGCAGAGGCATTGGCGTGGTTCATGTCGGGCTCATTGTTCGAATCTCGACTGGAGTGGAAGCGGGCCTATACCGCTTACCAGCGGGCTGCGGAACTTAACCCAGGCTCTGCCGAGACGTATCGCAAACTGATGCAGATTGCACTGATTCAGGAACAACCTGCACAGGCGATGTCCTGGGCCATGAAAGTTGTCGATCTCGATCCTGCCGACTTTGAAGTTCTCCATACTCTTGCCGCAGGAATGGCTGCCCAGCAGAAAGGGGCCGAGGCGATCAAGTTTCTGGAACAGGCAGCAAATTCTCCCACACTCGATCCCCTGTCGAACTGGGCGATCCGACTGCAGCGAGACCTGGCGATTCTGTATCTGGCGACGGGTGATATTCCCAAGGCAGCCGATAAGTACGAACTGCTGCTGAAAGTGTTTAAGAAGCCGGATGAGTTCAAACTCGATCCCAGATTCCGCAACGAACTGATGAATGACCCCAGGACGGGCGCTGAGCGTGTTGCACAGGTTCTCCTGGATGCGGAACGGGTGGCCCCTGCACGAGAAGCCCTGGAATTGGCTGTCAAAACCGGGAAGGCCAGCAGGGGAAATGTCAATTTCTATCAGGCCAAACTGCTGCTTCTCGAAGGTAAGCCGGCGGAGGCTCTGGTGGAACTTCAGAAATACATCGATGCCCAAAGACAATCCAAAGGCCGCGAAGCTTACGAATTGTTGTCGCAGATTCTCTCCCGCAGTGGTCTTGAGGGAGAGTTGATTGATCGCTTGACTGCGATTGCCGAAAAAGACCAGCGGAATTCGACACTGCAGTTCTTTCTGGCTGAGAAGCTGACGGATCGTGGTGATTACGAAAAAGCCGAAAAAATCTACGAAGCCTCGTTGAAGGGTTCGCGAGATTTAAAGGGATATCTGGGGCTTTCGCGTTTGTATCGCAAGCAGAAAGTGGCAGATAAGCTGCTCGATACGTTAGGTCGCGGCTTGTCTCAGGCTCCACCGGATGGTGTGGATGAGATTGAAGCCGAGTTCGAGTCGGTGGCTAAGGATCGGGAACTGGTTGGTCTGGTGATTGATGCAGGCCGTCGGCAGGCTACGGCCGAGCCTCGTGAATTGACTTTTGAAGAGGCCTACCTGGTTGCCAAGCTGGCCTCTCAAGGTGAGCAAATCGATGCTGCAATCGAATTCTTTCGCAAAGCCAAGGAGATTGCTCCCGATCGTGGGGGGATTGTGCTTTCCGATCTGGCGGAAATGCTTCTGAAAGCCGACCGCTATGCCGATGCTGCTCAAGTTCTGGAAGAAGCCCTGGAAGAGCCCGCCATGGCTGATCGAAAGCCCAACCTGCTCTTCCAGTTGTCTCAAGCCCGGGAGATGAACGGGAATACTGAAGGAGCACTGGAAGCGATTGATCAGGCGATTCGTCTGATTCCCCAGGCGGCTGTCCTGCAGTTCCAGAAAGGCTGGATTTACTATCACAGTCGCAATTTCGAAAAGGCGATTGCCCAGTTTGAAACTGTGCTCCGGGATTTTCCCGGCGAGACACGGATTGTAAGGCAGTGCCAGTTCAGCCTGTCGAATATCTATGTGATGCAGGGAGATATCCCTCGAGGGGAAGCGATCCTTGAAAAAGTGCTGGAGGAAGATCCAGAGGATATTTCGGTCAATAATGATCTGGGCTACCTCTATGCCGACCAGGGAAAAAACCTGGAGAAAGCCGAGAAAATGATCCGCAAGGCGGTGGCAGCAGAACCTGAAAATGCGGCTTATCTCGACAGCCTGGGCTGGGTGCTGTTTAAGCTTGGAAAGTATGAAGAGGCACTTTCGCCACTGGAAAAAGCCGCTGAAATGCGGACGGGTGGAGATGGCACAATCTATGAACATCTGGGAGATGTTTACGACAAACTGGGTCGAGCCGCCGACGCTCAGAAAGCCTGGGCAAAAGCGATGGAAAAGTCGAGAGCTGAACGTCTCCCTGATGAGAAATTACTCAAGCGACTGGAAGAAAAGTTAGGGACGGCTGCCAAACCCAAAGAAGAGGCCAAGCCAGCGGGGGGTAAGCCTCAAGGTGTCGAGCCCACGTCCTGA
- the recA gene encoding recombinase RecA, which produces MSPKAKPDKKSAAEVEREHVKLLDNTLGQIEKAFGRGSIMKLTDAGMDVDGIGSGALSLDLALGGKGFPRGRIVEIFGPESSGKTTLALHCIANSQREGGIAAFIDAEHALDPAWAKKLGVNLEELLVSQPSTGEEALQIAEMLIKSNAVDVVVVDSVAALVPKAELEGEIGDSHVGLQARMMSQAMRKLTGVISKAKTVVIFINQIREKIGVMFGSPETTPGGRALKFYCSVRADVRRLATLKEGDVTTGMRMKVKIVKNKVAPPFRVAEFDMLSSQGISFSGDLLDLGVAARLIDRSGSWFTYGEVKLGQGRDKARIYLEEHPELMAEIKAKVLELHAAGQHISTSSKGE; this is translated from the coding sequence ATGTCGCCGAAGGCCAAGCCAGACAAGAAATCTGCTGCAGAAGTTGAACGCGAGCATGTGAAGTTGCTCGATAACACACTGGGGCAGATCGAAAAGGCCTTTGGTCGCGGCTCGATCATGAAGCTGACCGATGCCGGCATGGATGTCGATGGGATTGGTTCCGGGGCGTTGTCGCTGGATCTGGCACTGGGTGGTAAAGGCTTTCCACGGGGCCGGATCGTTGAGATCTTCGGGCCCGAATCAAGCGGTAAAACCACGCTGGCCCTGCATTGCATTGCGAATTCACAGCGTGAGGGAGGGATTGCGGCCTTTATCGATGCTGAACATGCACTGGATCCTGCCTGGGCGAAAAAGCTGGGAGTCAATCTGGAAGAGTTGCTGGTCAGTCAGCCCTCGACAGGAGAAGAAGCTCTGCAGATTGCCGAGATGCTGATCAAATCGAACGCGGTTGACGTCGTGGTCGTCGACTCGGTGGCGGCACTGGTTCCCAAAGCAGAACTGGAGGGCGAGATTGGCGACTCACATGTTGGGCTCCAGGCCCGCATGATGAGCCAGGCCATGCGTAAGCTGACCGGGGTGATCTCCAAAGCCAAAACCGTAGTGATCTTCATCAATCAGATCCGGGAAAAGATCGGCGTGATGTTCGGCAGCCCGGAAACAACTCCTGGCGGGCGGGCTCTCAAGTTCTATTGCTCCGTCCGTGCTGATGTCCGGAGGTTGGCAACCTTGAAAGAGGGGGATGTCACGACCGGGATGCGCATGAAGGTCAAGATTGTTAAAAACAAAGTCGCACCCCCATTCCGTGTGGCTGAGTTTGACATGTTGAGTTCACAGGGAATCAGCTTTTCTGGTGATCTTCTCGATCTGGGGGTGGCTGCACGGCTCATTGATCGAAGTGGTAGCTGGTTTACGTATGGCGAAGTCAAGCTCGGTCAGGGCCGGGATAAAGCCCGGATCTATCTGGAAGAG